A genomic window from Glaciihabitans sp. INWT7 includes:
- a CDS encoding TerC family protein has translation MAITPLIWIITIAITIGFFVFEFFAHVRTPHTPTIGESARWSGFYIGLALLFGVGIGLVSGWDFGGQYFAGYLTEKALSIDNLFVFLIVMTGFAVPRQFQQKVLMIGIVIALIMRGAFIAVGAALIENYSWIFYIFGALLLVLAYRQAFSSHESDPAHGRVVKLARRLLPITDTFHGDRVTVKIEGKRFFTPMLLTIVAIGFIDLVFAVDSIPAIYGLTDEAYIVFTANAFALMGLRQLYFLIGGLLERLVYLAQGLAVILGFIGVKLVLHALHVNELPFINGGRSVEWAPEIPIWFSLLFIGLTVAVATVLSLRKTRGELRAN, from the coding sequence ATGGCCATCACGCCGCTCATCTGGATCATCACCATCGCGATCACGATCGGCTTCTTCGTGTTCGAGTTCTTCGCTCACGTGCGCACGCCGCACACGCCGACCATCGGTGAATCCGCCCGCTGGTCGGGTTTCTATATCGGGCTCGCCTTGCTCTTCGGCGTGGGGATCGGCCTGGTGTCCGGCTGGGACTTCGGCGGACAGTACTTCGCCGGCTATCTCACCGAGAAGGCCCTGTCGATCGATAATCTCTTCGTCTTCCTCATCGTGATGACCGGTTTCGCGGTGCCGCGGCAGTTCCAGCAGAAGGTGCTGATGATCGGGATCGTCATCGCCCTGATCATGCGCGGTGCGTTCATCGCCGTCGGAGCGGCCCTGATCGAGAATTACTCCTGGATCTTCTACATCTTCGGTGCTCTGCTGCTCGTGCTGGCCTATCGACAGGCCTTCAGCTCCCACGAGAGCGACCCGGCCCACGGCCGGGTCGTGAAACTCGCCCGCCGGCTGCTGCCCATCACCGATACCTTCCATGGCGACCGCGTCACGGTGAAGATCGAGGGAAAGCGATTCTTCACCCCGATGCTGCTCACGATCGTGGCGATCGGCTTCATCGACCTGGTCTTCGCCGTCGACTCGATTCCCGCGATCTACGGGCTCACCGACGAGGCGTACATCGTGTTCACCGCGAACGCTTTCGCCCTGATGGGCCTTCGGCAGCTCTACTTCCTCATCGGCGGGCTGCTCGAGAGGCTCGTCTACCTCGCTCAGGGGCTCGCGGTCATCCTCGGCTTCATCGGCGTGAAGCTGGTGCTTCACGCGCTCCACGTCAATGAGCTGCCGTTCATCAACGGGGGGAGATCGGTGGAATGGGCTCCCGAGATCCCGATCTGGTTCTCCCTGCTCTTCATCGGCCTCACCGTCGCCGTCGCGACCGTGCTGAGTCTGCGCAAGACGCGGGGCGAACTGCGCGCGAACTAG
- a CDS encoding glucose 1-dehydrogenase, with amino-acid sequence MNRVSGKVALITGGARGMGAAHARLLVAEGAKVVLGDVLDADGEALAVELGEAARYVHLDVTQESDWASALEVTLAQFGHLDVLVNNAGIANGSPIAEFPLALWQKTLEINLTGSFLGMKTVSTVLAAQGHGSIINVSSVEGLRGSAGLHAYVATKFAVRGLTKSVALELGPSGVRVNSIHPGFITTPLTAGIDSHQLQIPLGRAADPIEVSRLVLFLASDESSYSTGSEFVIDGGLTAGIPHS; translated from the coding sequence ATGAACCGTGTCTCAGGCAAAGTCGCACTCATCACCGGCGGAGCCAGGGGAATGGGCGCGGCCCATGCCCGCTTGCTGGTGGCCGAGGGTGCGAAGGTCGTTCTCGGGGATGTGCTCGATGCGGATGGTGAGGCCCTTGCAGTCGAACTCGGCGAGGCTGCCCGCTACGTGCACCTCGACGTGACGCAGGAGAGCGACTGGGCCAGTGCCCTAGAGGTCACCCTCGCGCAGTTCGGTCACCTCGATGTGCTGGTGAACAACGCCGGCATCGCCAACGGATCCCCCATCGCAGAATTTCCTCTCGCGCTCTGGCAGAAGACCCTTGAGATCAACCTCACCGGCAGCTTCCTCGGCATGAAGACCGTGTCGACCGTGCTCGCGGCCCAGGGGCACGGGTCCATCATCAACGTCTCGTCTGTCGAGGGCCTTCGGGGCAGTGCCGGACTCCACGCCTATGTCGCGACCAAATTCGCCGTCCGTGGGCTCACGAAATCGGTCGCGCTCGAACTCGGTCCATCCGGTGTGCGGGTCAACTCGATCCACCCGGGCTTCATCACGACGCCTTTGACCGCGGGGATCGACTCGCACCAACTGCAGATCCCGCTGGGCCGGGCCGCGGACCCCATCGAGGTCTCCCGGCTCGTACTGTTCCTCGCCAGCGACGAGTCGAGCTACTCCACGGGCTCGGAATTCGTGATCGACGGCGGACTCACCGCGGGGATCCCGCACTCGTGA
- a CDS encoding DNA alkylation repair protein, translating to MSDAGGFVDAALQLEATWQRAITDEARIGSHLQFYGASVGAVRGTIRAVTLRYPGLGHDEITALASELWGGAVYERRLAAVVLLQTHVRRLDNSDLTRLEGFLREALTPALADPLIVDVIVPLFRSLDGGSRARANVAVQRWTSDENPWLRQAARHLVGID from the coding sequence GTGAGCGACGCTGGCGGCTTCGTGGATGCCGCCCTCCAGCTCGAAGCCACCTGGCAGCGAGCCATCACCGACGAGGCGCGGATCGGATCGCACCTGCAGTTCTACGGAGCGTCGGTCGGCGCCGTGCGGGGCACCATCCGCGCAGTGACCCTCCGCTACCCCGGCCTCGGGCACGACGAGATCACCGCGCTCGCCTCGGAGCTGTGGGGCGGTGCCGTCTACGAGCGCAGGCTTGCGGCGGTCGTATTGCTGCAGACCCACGTGCGTCGGCTCGACAACTCCGACCTCACCCGCCTCGAGGGCTTCCTGCGTGAGGCGCTGACTCCGGCGCTGGCCGATCCGCTCATCGTCGACGTGATCGTGCCGCTGTTCAGGTCTCTGGATGGTGGAAGCCGAGCGCGCGCGAATGTGGCGGTACAGCGGTGGACGTCCGACGAGAATCCGTGGCTGCGGCAGGCCGCTCGCCATCTCGTCGGGATCGACTGA
- a CDS encoding AMP-binding protein encodes MSQSPATDNFRAARDQLVALRDDYVGAVREFRWPAVGDTFNWGIDWFDAIARGNSRPALVIAEEDGSTARFTFDEMATRSDQVGRWLQGLGVKRGDAVMLMLGNQVELWDSMLGIMKIGAVILPTTTALGTADLIDRMQRGGVRHVIAASADVDKFDEVPGDFTRIRVGDGAAPWIDFSDAFASPASPLPHPQTASHDRLLLYFTSGTTTRPKLVEHTQVSYPVGHLSTMYWLGLKAGDVHLAISSPGWAKHAWSCFFAPWIAEATIFVYNYGRFDAASLLQKIRQEHVTSFCAPPTVWRMLIQSDLTAGSGDLREAISAGEPLNPEVISQVRSHWGLTIRDGYGQTEMTAVVGNTPGSAVKDGSMGRPLPGSPIVLVDPISGELAEEGEICVDLGRDPVNLMTGYVGDAERNARTMHDGYFHTGDIAARDTGGYITYIGRTDDVFKASDYKISPFELESVLIEHPAVAEAAIVPAPDAVRLAVPKAYVVLAAGFEPSAEVAFSILSYAREQLAPFQRIRRIEFMELPKTISGKIRRVELRAREEEVAVGTVIAIEWRDDELRGR; translated from the coding sequence GTGTCGCAGAGTCCCGCAACTGACAATTTTCGAGCCGCCCGCGATCAGTTGGTCGCCCTTCGGGACGACTACGTCGGTGCTGTGCGCGAATTCCGCTGGCCCGCTGTCGGAGACACGTTCAACTGGGGCATCGACTGGTTCGATGCCATCGCCCGGGGTAATTCCAGACCCGCCCTGGTCATCGCTGAAGAGGACGGATCCACCGCCCGATTCACCTTCGACGAGATGGCGACGCGGTCCGATCAGGTCGGCCGGTGGCTGCAGGGACTGGGCGTAAAGCGCGGTGACGCCGTCATGCTCATGCTCGGCAACCAGGTCGAGCTGTGGGATTCGATGCTCGGCATCATGAAGATCGGAGCGGTGATCCTGCCGACCACGACCGCACTCGGCACCGCGGATCTCATCGACCGGATGCAGCGGGGAGGCGTGCGGCACGTGATCGCCGCATCCGCCGATGTGGACAAGTTCGATGAGGTACCCGGCGACTTCACCCGCATCAGGGTGGGTGACGGAGCCGCCCCCTGGATCGATTTCTCGGATGCCTTCGCCTCGCCCGCCTCGCCGCTTCCCCATCCACAGACGGCCTCCCACGACCGCCTGCTGCTCTATTTCACCTCGGGCACGACGACGCGGCCGAAACTGGTCGAACACACCCAGGTCTCCTATCCGGTCGGCCATCTCTCGACCATGTACTGGCTGGGGCTCAAGGCCGGCGACGTCCACCTGGCGATCAGCTCCCCCGGTTGGGCGAAGCATGCCTGGAGTTGCTTCTTCGCGCCCTGGATCGCCGAGGCGACGATCTTCGTCTACAACTACGGTCGCTTCGACGCCGCGTCTCTGCTGCAGAAGATCCGTCAGGAGCATGTGACCTCGTTCTGCGCACCGCCGACCGTGTGGCGCATGCTCATCCAGTCCGACCTCACGGCCGGCAGCGGCGACCTCCGCGAAGCGATCTCGGCCGGTGAGCCCCTCAACCCCGAGGTGATCAGCCAGGTGCGCTCACACTGGGGGCTGACCATCCGCGACGGTTACGGCCAGACCGAGATGACCGCGGTGGTGGGAAACACCCCGGGATCCGCCGTGAAGGACGGCTCGATGGGCCGACCGCTTCCCGGCAGCCCGATCGTGCTCGTCGACCCGATCTCTGGCGAGCTCGCCGAGGAAGGCGAGATCTGCGTCGACCTCGGCCGTGATCCGGTCAACCTCATGACGGGCTACGTCGGGGATGCCGAGCGCAACGCCCGCACCATGCACGACGGCTACTTCCACACCGGCGACATCGCGGCACGAGATACCGGTGGCTACATCACGTACATCGGTCGCACCGACGACGTGTTCAAGGCATCCGACTACAAGATCAGCCCCTTCGAGCTCGAGAGCGTGCTGATCGAGCATCCGGCTGTGGCCGAAGCCGCGATCGTGCCCGCTCCGGATGCCGTGCGCCTGGCCGTGCCGAAGGCGTACGTCGTGCTCGCGGCGGGGTTCGAACCCTCGGCCGAGGTTGCGTTCTCGATCCTCTCCTACGCCCGGGAGCAGCTCGCGCCCTTCCAGCGCATCCGTCGCATCGAATTCATGGAACTGCCGAAGACGATCTCCGGCAAGATCCGCCGGGTCGAACTGCGTGCTCGCGAGGAGGAGGTCGCTGTCGGCACCGTCATCGCGATCGAGTGGCGCGACGACGAGCTTCGCGGACGCTAG
- a CDS encoding VOC family protein, whose amino-acid sequence MTPWPGSISAITLFVDDLAATKAFYLRVFRLPILFEDANSAVFRFDNTMINLLKSSEAVGLIEPAAVASAKGGSRLQLTLDVENVDAMCAELSGLGVRLLNGPMDREWGIRTASFQDPGGHIWEIAQPLG is encoded by the coding sequence ATGACGCCGTGGCCAGGATCGATCAGCGCCATCACGCTCTTCGTCGACGACCTCGCGGCGACCAAGGCCTTCTACCTCCGGGTCTTCCGTTTGCCGATTCTCTTCGAAGATGCGAACTCCGCGGTCTTCCGGTTCGACAACACGATGATCAACCTGCTGAAGTCCTCCGAGGCGGTGGGCCTCATCGAACCCGCCGCGGTTGCGTCCGCCAAGGGCGGCTCGCGACTCCAGCTCACCCTCGACGTGGAGAATGTCGATGCCATGTGTGCCGAGCTCAGCGGGCTGGGGGTGCGGCTGCTGAACGGTCCGATGGACCGGGAGTGGGGCATCCGCACGGCCAGCTTCCAGGACCCGGGCGGTCACATCTGGGAGATCGCCCAGCCCCTCGGATAG
- a CDS encoding GlsB/YeaQ/YmgE family stress response membrane protein has translation MLGLIISIIVVGLIAGAIARLVVPGKQNLSIGMTLLLGIIGSFVGGFLGYLLLGADPSGGFFQPAGIIGSIIGAIIVLLIWTRVGSRRTSRR, from the coding sequence ATGCTCGGACTCATCATCAGCATCATCGTCGTCGGACTCATCGCCGGAGCCATCGCGCGACTGGTCGTGCCCGGAAAGCAGAACCTGTCCATCGGAATGACCCTGCTCCTCGGAATCATCGGATCGTTCGTCGGCGGATTCCTCGGTTACCTGCTCCTCGGTGCCGACCCCTCGGGTGGATTCTTCCAGCCGGCCGGCATCATCGGCTCCATCATCGGCGCGATCATCGTGCTCCTCATCTGGACCCGAGTCGGAAGCCGTCGCACCTCACGCCGGTGA
- a CDS encoding D-alanyl-D-alanine carboxypeptidase family protein, translated as MSGSSGPTGLADFSEMLARGADAPEPDPLDPATQESARRRRTRRRVAGLVVVLLIVAAVGTYLPVTLLAPLPTAVLTATKPALTVPAAVQLTLPAQGESAVSVTGAETFAGTVGTNGILASSGGPGPLPIASISKLITALVVLQAKPLTGDDAGPTLTFSKADHDLYDQYYVLGASVEPMKTGSTLSEHDALALMLVASACNYADAVSTWAFGSRARYLSAVKTWLSAHGLSGTTIVEPTGIDAKNVSTPSDLITIGKLAMANPTLASIVGSRTVDVPGVGAVPNNNISLGSEGIDGIKTGTLDSAGSCLLFSATVNVGLPKPITITGVILDGSSRETVNSDAQILIRSIESGFHVVTLETTGTVVGRYGTAWKDGARVVTGDRASVLTWSDAPISSTMTVRPLSITAGKTVTDGSTVGSLDFTVNGSVISVPLVLDGSISGPGGWWRLTHPEMLLGGH; from the coding sequence ATGAGCGGCTCCTCCGGCCCGACGGGCCTTGCGGACTTCTCGGAGATGCTCGCGCGCGGAGCGGATGCCCCGGAACCGGATCCGCTCGATCCGGCCACGCAGGAGTCGGCTCGCCGCCGTCGCACCCGGCGCCGCGTCGCCGGGCTCGTAGTCGTACTCCTGATCGTGGCAGCGGTCGGCACCTACCTTCCCGTCACCCTGCTCGCACCGCTGCCGACTGCCGTGCTCACCGCGACCAAACCGGCCCTCACCGTGCCGGCGGCCGTCCAACTCACGCTGCCGGCCCAGGGGGAGTCTGCCGTGAGCGTCACCGGAGCAGAGACCTTCGCCGGCACGGTAGGCACCAACGGCATCCTGGCATCGAGCGGAGGGCCCGGTCCGCTGCCGATCGCGAGCATCAGCAAGCTGATCACCGCCCTGGTTGTGCTCCAGGCCAAGCCGCTGACGGGCGACGACGCCGGACCGACGCTCACCTTCAGCAAGGCCGATCACGATCTCTACGACCAGTACTACGTGCTCGGCGCCTCGGTCGAGCCGATGAAGACGGGCAGCACGCTGTCGGAACACGACGCGCTCGCGCTCATGCTGGTGGCATCGGCCTGCAACTACGCTGACGCGGTGAGCACCTGGGCGTTCGGATCGCGCGCCCGCTATCTCAGCGCCGTCAAGACCTGGCTCTCGGCCCACGGGCTCAGCGGCACGACCATCGTGGAGCCGACCGGAATCGATGCGAAGAACGTCAGCACCCCTTCCGACCTCATCACCATCGGCAAACTGGCGATGGCCAATCCGACTCTGGCGTCGATCGTCGGCTCGCGCACCGTGGATGTGCCGGGGGTCGGAGCGGTGCCGAACAACAACATCAGCCTCGGTTCGGAGGGGATCGACGGCATCAAGACCGGCACCCTCGACTCGGCCGGCTCGTGCCTGCTCTTCTCGGCCACGGTGAACGTCGGCCTGCCGAAGCCGATCACGATAACCGGGGTGATTCTGGACGGAAGCAGCCGGGAGACGGTGAACAGCGATGCCCAGATCCTGATCCGCAGCATCGAGTCTGGCTTCCATGTCGTCACGCTGGAGACCACCGGAACCGTGGTGGGGCGTTACGGCACCGCCTGGAAAGACGGCGCTCGAGTGGTGACGGGGGATCGGGCTTCCGTGCTCACCTGGTCGGACGCGCCGATCAGCTCCACCATGACCGTCAGACCGCTGTCGATCACCGCGGGCAAGACCGTCACAGACGGATCGACGGTCGGCAGTCTCGATTTCACCGTCAACGGGAGCGTGATCTCGGTACCCCTCGTGCTCGACGGCTCGATCTCCGGGCCGGGTGGGTGGTGGCGCCTCACGCATCCGGAGATGCTGCTCGGCGGCCACTGA
- a CDS encoding ATP-binding protein has protein sequence MTGWRIRDFHSDDLDGILHLWEEITAAKTEPVYGLSEVLASCQKDHAVVAMHGETVIGAAVGRAAHAQGWIVFLSTARQWQGQGIGTAMLAALENRMAPHGLAKLSALMPESASRVDAFLNRGFEVKKNLRYFERHIPVQREELRSLSELGGRVLPRDLWEAVGGMQQEKELLERRLVMPLAKPDMAEQYGVVPPKAVVLFGPPGTGKTTFAKAIASRLEWPFVEVFPSRLAADPKGLAGALRETFLKISELEHAVVFIDEVEEIAAQRGGEPPSALQGVTNELLKIIPAFREQPGRLLVCATNFIRALDSAFLRHGRFDYVVPIGLPDVAARLAIWERYIPASVDGLVDLEALVVASDGFSPADVEYAARRASQEALERALFSEADAPGPAGPSTQDYIAAIRSTRTTVSPQVAAEFLEDIERLARL, from the coding sequence ATGACCGGTTGGCGCATTCGAGACTTCCATTCGGACGATCTCGACGGCATTCTTCACCTGTGGGAGGAGATCACCGCGGCGAAGACGGAGCCGGTGTACGGCCTCTCCGAGGTGCTCGCGTCCTGCCAGAAGGACCATGCCGTCGTCGCCATGCACGGTGAGACAGTCATCGGCGCCGCTGTCGGTCGGGCCGCCCACGCCCAGGGCTGGATCGTGTTCCTCTCCACGGCCCGGCAGTGGCAGGGTCAGGGCATCGGTACCGCGATGCTCGCCGCCCTGGAGAATCGGATGGCTCCGCACGGGTTGGCCAAGCTCTCGGCCCTGATGCCGGAATCCGCCAGCCGCGTGGATGCCTTCCTCAATCGCGGATTCGAGGTCAAGAAGAACCTCCGCTACTTCGAACGCCACATTCCCGTGCAGCGAGAAGAACTGCGATCGCTGAGCGAGCTGGGCGGACGCGTGCTTCCCCGAGACCTCTGGGAGGCGGTCGGGGGCATGCAGCAGGAGAAGGAGCTGCTCGAGCGACGCCTGGTAATGCCCCTGGCCAAACCCGATATGGCCGAGCAATACGGGGTCGTACCGCCCAAGGCCGTCGTGCTGTTCGGTCCGCCCGGCACGGGCAAGACCACCTTCGCCAAGGCGATCGCATCCCGCCTCGAATGGCCGTTCGTGGAGGTATTCCCCTCGCGGCTCGCCGCCGACCCCAAGGGATTGGCCGGCGCACTGCGCGAGACCTTCCTCAAGATCTCCGAGCTCGAACACGCCGTCGTGTTCATCGATGAGGTAGAGGAGATCGCCGCCCAACGCGGCGGGGAGCCGCCCTCGGCCCTGCAGGGCGTGACCAACGAGTTGCTGAAGATCATCCCGGCGTTCCGCGAACAACCCGGGCGGCTTCTCGTCTGCGCGACCAACTTCATCCGCGCTCTCGATTCGGCCTTCCTCCGCCACGGGCGCTTCGACTATGTCGTGCCGATCGGACTGCCGGATGTCGCAGCCCGCCTGGCCATCTGGGAGCGCTACATCCCCGCATCCGTCGACGGCCTGGTCGATCTCGAGGCCCTCGTTGTGGCGAGCGACGGGTTCTCCCCCGCCGATGTCGAGTACGCGGCGCGGCGAGCATCGCAGGAGGCGCTCGAGCGTGCCCTCTTCTCGGAGGCGGATGCCCCGGGGCCGGCCGGCCCGAGCACCCAGGACTACATCGCCGCGATCAGGTCCACTCGCACGACGGTGTCTCCCCAGGTCGCCGCGGAGTTCCTCGAAGACATCGAGAGATTGGCGCGGCTCTGA
- a CDS encoding alpha/beta fold hydrolase, which yields MSTETQLLPFASLDSYIALPRVEGLALSPDGRTVVLTVATLSLDRTTYQRALWSVPADGSGTPTRLTRSAKGESGVAFTGSGDILFISARADAAAEKDAEAAQLWILRAAGGEARAITRLLGGLSEIAATATGSDGVIIAANLLPSSNSLEAEAAARTERTTKKVTAILHESYPVRYWDHDLGPAEPHLLALDLSELTDTVPTSGGASDTPPEPLPYPADLPRPRDLTPSPGRTADTAGQELTPDGNTLIASLRVPEQRSGRFIIVSIDVETGATTPLFDEERVDFEVPAVSHDGTRIAFVRAEYSTPSGPADQELWVADIDGSNPRRIAEGWDRWASSLVFDADDHSLIVTADNDGRGPIFRVPLDGGAPSRLTVDDFSYTDVAVDSATGELVALRSSWVTPPHPVRIDRSGVVTPLATPAQLPPVPGSITEVETVAEDGSRVRAWLLLPEGASPQHPAPLLLWIHGGPLNSWNAWSWRWNPLLAVSRGYAVLLPDPALSTGYGLDFIARGWDAWGAKPFTDLMAITDAAEARPDIDATRTAALGGSFGGYMANWVAGHSSRFRAIVSHASLWALDQFNGTTDNSWYWQSIFSPQGMIDSSPHHSVRDIVTPMLVIHGDNDYRVPVGESLRLWSELAEHHAAPDGSTPHKFLLFPDENHWVLKPQHAVIWYETVFAFLDQHVHDADWVRPTLLG from the coding sequence ATGTCAACTGAGACTCAGCTTCTGCCCTTCGCGTCCCTCGACAGCTACATCGCGCTTCCCCGGGTGGAGGGCCTCGCCCTCTCCCCCGACGGACGCACGGTGGTCCTGACCGTCGCGACCCTGTCCCTGGACCGCACCACCTACCAGCGCGCACTGTGGTCGGTTCCGGCCGACGGATCGGGCACCCCGACCCGGCTCACCCGCTCGGCCAAGGGCGAATCCGGGGTGGCTTTCACCGGGTCCGGCGACATCCTCTTCATCTCCGCCCGTGCGGATGCCGCGGCGGAGAAGGATGCGGAAGCCGCGCAGCTCTGGATCCTGCGCGCCGCCGGGGGTGAGGCGCGAGCGATCACCCGGCTGCTTGGCGGGTTGTCCGAGATAGCCGCAACCGCCACAGGGAGCGACGGGGTGATCATCGCGGCGAACCTCCTGCCGTCTTCGAACAGTCTCGAGGCGGAGGCTGCGGCGCGCACCGAACGCACGACGAAGAAGGTCACCGCCATCCTGCACGAGAGCTATCCCGTGCGGTATTGGGACCACGACCTCGGGCCGGCTGAGCCACATCTCTTGGCGCTCGACCTGTCCGAACTCACGGACACGGTCCCGACCTCCGGCGGGGCTTCGGACACACCCCCGGAGCCGCTGCCCTATCCCGCGGACCTGCCTCGTCCGCGCGACCTCACGCCGAGCCCGGGCCGCACCGCCGACACGGCCGGTCAGGAGCTCACTCCCGACGGCAACACCCTCATCGCCTCGCTGCGGGTTCCGGAGCAGCGATCGGGTCGCTTCATCATCGTGTCGATCGACGTCGAAACCGGTGCGACGACGCCTCTCTTCGACGAGGAGCGGGTGGACTTCGAGGTGCCGGCCGTGAGCCACGACGGCACGCGGATCGCCTTCGTTCGTGCCGAATACAGCACTCCGAGTGGCCCGGCGGACCAGGAACTGTGGGTGGCCGACATCGACGGCAGCAACCCTCGCCGCATCGCCGAGGGATGGGATCGCTGGGCCTCGAGCCTCGTCTTCGACGCCGACGACCACTCCCTCATCGTCACCGCCGACAACGACGGTCGCGGCCCCATCTTCCGGGTGCCTCTCGACGGTGGAGCCCCGAGTCGGCTCACCGTCGACGACTTCAGCTACACCGATGTCGCGGTCGACAGCGCGACGGGTGAACTCGTGGCGCTGCGGTCATCCTGGGTCACGCCGCCGCATCCGGTGCGCATCGACCGCTCGGGAGTCGTCACCCCGCTCGCAACACCGGCGCAGCTTCCCCCGGTGCCCGGGTCGATCACCGAGGTCGAGACTGTCGCGGAGGATGGCTCGCGGGTGCGCGCGTGGCTACTGCTTCCCGAGGGCGCCTCGCCGCAGCATCCTGCTCCCCTCCTGCTCTGGATTCATGGCGGGCCGCTCAACAGTTGGAACGCGTGGAGCTGGCGGTGGAACCCACTGCTCGCGGTCTCCCGCGGGTACGCGGTGCTGCTGCCCGATCCCGCCCTTTCCACCGGCTATGGCCTCGACTTCATCGCGAGGGGCTGGGATGCCTGGGGCGCGAAGCCCTTCACCGACCTGATGGCGATCACGGATGCCGCGGAAGCCCGCCCTGACATCGATGCGACCCGCACGGCGGCGCTCGGCGGATCGTTCGGTGGCTACATGGCCAACTGGGTGGCCGGGCACAGCTCCCGTTTCCGGGCGATCGTCAGCCACGCCAGCCTCTGGGCACTCGACCAGTTCAACGGCACCACCGACAACTCCTGGTACTGGCAGAGCATCTTCTCGCCTCAGGGGATGATCGACAGTTCACCGCACCACAGCGTGCGCGACATCGTGACGCCGATGCTGGTGATCCACGGCGACAACGATTACCGCGTTCCGGTCGGGGAGAGCCTGCGACTCTGGTCGGAACTGGCCGAACACCATGCCGCCCCCGACGGCTCGACCCCGCACAAGTTCCTTCTCTTCCCGGACGAGAATCACTGGGTGCTGAAACCCCAGCACGCCGTGATCTGGTACGAGACCGTCTTCGCATTCCTCGACCAGCATGTTCACGATGCGGACTGGGTGCGTCCGACGCTCCTCGGCTGA
- a CDS encoding cytochrome b N-terminal domain-containing protein, whose amino-acid sequence MTTIVPPPTDSRDDTGSEEEFYTWTGKARRWMLKTLPPQKLLPETQPSYVASWIYVFGMGAIASLVVIIASGVVLSLNGPTWWHVSAFGHFVNSTHLWSVEFFFLFMVVHLWGKFWMASWRGGRLLTWITGVVSFAVSIGAAFTGYLLQTNFESEWIAFEAKDALNAAGIGAWFNVANAGQMFMWHITLLPLAVAAIVALHVLLVRVHGVAPPLEAADSDAQLTGEEVR is encoded by the coding sequence ATGACCACCATCGTTCCGCCGCCGACCGACTCCCGCGACGACACCGGATCCGAAGAGGAGTTCTACACCTGGACCGGCAAGGCCCGGCGGTGGATGCTCAAGACCCTGCCGCCGCAGAAGCTTCTGCCGGAGACCCAGCCGAGCTACGTCGCCTCATGGATCTACGTCTTCGGTATGGGCGCGATCGCGTCCCTCGTGGTGATCATCGCCTCTGGGGTGGTATTGAGCCTCAATGGACCCACCTGGTGGCATGTCTCCGCGTTCGGACACTTCGTCAACAGCACGCACCTCTGGAGTGTGGAGTTCTTCTTCCTCTTCATGGTCGTGCACCTGTGGGGCAAGTTCTGGATGGCCTCGTGGCGCGGCGGCCGGCTGCTCACCTGGATCACCGGCGTGGTCTCGTTCGCCGTCTCCATCGGAGCGGCGTTCACCGGTTACCTCCTGCAGACGAACTTCGAATCGGAATGGATCGCGTTCGAAGCGAAGGACGCGCTGAATGCCGCCGGCATCGGAGCTTGGTTCAATGTCGCCAACGCGGGCCAGATGTTCATGTGGCACATCACGCTGCTGCCCCTTGCGGTCGCGGCAATCGTCGCTCTTCATGTGCTGCTCGTACGGGTGCACGGGGTAGCGCCCCCGCTAGAGGCAGCAGACAGCGACGCGCAGTTGACCGGTGAGGAAGTCCGATGA
- a CDS encoding response regulator transcription factor, which yields MPSLAPPRPLTVALVDDYDVVLKGLAHMFDDYRDRVLVSEIDSNASLDDSVDIVMYDSFAQPESDHQELNALVNNPKARNVVVYTWNFHPRLVESAREQGVKGYLSKTLAANELVSALEQVHAGEEVISDPARRSGSALALDWPGRREGITDRESEILALITQGKSNAEVAALTYLSPNTVKSYIRNTYRKIGAQSRSQAVLWGVGHGFTPDHHRIDHWLGGP from the coding sequence ATGCCGAGCCTCGCCCCACCCCGCCCCCTGACCGTCGCGCTCGTCGACGACTACGACGTCGTGTTGAAGGGCCTCGCCCACATGTTCGACGACTACCGGGACCGCGTCCTCGTCTCCGAAATCGACTCGAATGCGTCACTGGACGACTCGGTCGACATCGTGATGTACGACTCCTTCGCTCAGCCAGAGTCCGACCATCAGGAACTGAACGCGCTCGTCAACAACCCCAAGGCCCGCAACGTGGTGGTCTACACCTGGAACTTCCATCCGCGCCTCGTCGAAAGCGCCCGCGAGCAGGGGGTGAAGGGATACCTCTCCAAGACCCTGGCGGCGAACGAACTGGTCTCGGCTCTCGAGCAGGTGCACGCCGGCGAGGAAGTGATCAGCGATCCGGCTCGACGATCGGGAAGCGCACTGGCGCTGGACTGGCCCGGCCGCCGGGAGGGGATAACGGACCGGGAGTCCGAGATCCTCGCCCTGATCACTCAGGGCAAGAGCAACGCCGAGGTGGCGGCACTCACCTATCTGAGTCCCAACACCGTGAAGTCGTATATCAGGAACACCTATCGCAAGATCGGCGCGCAGAGCCGCAGCCAGGCGGTGCTGTGGGGCGTCGGCCACGGATTCACCCCCGACCACCACCGCATCGACCACTGGCTCGGCGGCCCTTGA